The following proteins come from a genomic window of Rhizobium sp. 007:
- a CDS encoding MFS transporter: MNRLLPDVFRNPAIRVSMIAIFLFGFAGATTSPYQSVVGIRELGLSNGLYSALIFVAAAVNVLVSILLGNLADRLGEYRSMMLVAASFGIFGYGAIYIVPTQTSFIACSLLLLPIYGSLNSLLFANVRAATAKMPKNEVNTVNSGVRAMISLSWVLVPGMTGVLLSASTSMLPTYLFACLSCMFCFALISAFLPRQKGTDKAATHHLSHLAALAEVVSPRIFTPLIAVALITSTLHVNGAILPLIVTGAVHGTVADVGILVGIVAFFEIIFIIVWARLLRQMGQVAALVTGTIIYAAYLLLLGLASEPWHAYALTVISGIGAAALISIPITYLQDLIAERPGLGSALISVNIFLSAGVSALVFAIGSCITTYSGTSIIGALFGLGGIGLLIYCSTRRRAV, encoded by the coding sequence ATGAACCGCCTTCTTCCCGATGTCTTTCGCAATCCGGCAATCCGCGTCAGCATGATTGCCATCTTTTTGTTCGGGTTTGCGGGGGCGACAACATCGCCCTATCAATCCGTCGTCGGCATTCGCGAGCTGGGATTGAGCAACGGTCTTTATTCAGCCCTGATCTTTGTGGCCGCGGCCGTCAATGTCCTCGTGAGCATCCTCCTCGGCAACCTTGCCGACCGTCTCGGCGAATATCGTTCGATGATGCTGGTGGCTGCCAGTTTCGGCATTTTCGGCTATGGCGCGATATATATCGTTCCGACCCAAACGAGCTTCATCGCCTGCTCGCTTCTGTTGCTACCGATCTATGGTTCGCTCAACTCCCTGCTTTTTGCCAATGTCCGGGCCGCCACCGCGAAAATGCCCAAAAACGAGGTCAACACCGTCAACTCAGGCGTCCGGGCAATGATCTCGCTGTCGTGGGTGCTGGTACCTGGCATGACAGGTGTGCTGCTTTCCGCGTCGACGAGCATGCTGCCCACCTATCTTTTCGCCTGTCTCTCTTGCATGTTCTGTTTTGCCCTGATCAGCGCATTCCTGCCGCGCCAGAAGGGCACGGACAAAGCAGCAACGCATCATCTCTCTCATCTTGCAGCTCTCGCCGAAGTGGTTTCGCCGAGAATCTTCACGCCCTTGATTGCCGTTGCGCTCATTACGAGCACGCTCCATGTCAACGGGGCGATCCTGCCCTTGATCGTCACCGGAGCGGTTCACGGGACGGTGGCCGATGTCGGCATTCTCGTCGGCATCGTTGCTTTCTTCGAGATCATCTTCATCATCGTCTGGGCGCGACTTCTCAGGCAGATGGGTCAGGTCGCAGCACTGGTGACCGGCACCATCATTTATGCCGCCTACCTGTTGCTGCTCGGCCTTGCTTCAGAGCCCTGGCACGCTTACGCCCTGACAGTCATCAGCGGCATTGGCGCTGCAGCGTTGATCAGCATCCCCATCACCTACCTCCAGGACCTCATTGCAGAGCGGCCAGGTCTCGGCAGCGCCCTGATATCCGTCAACATTTTTCTCAGCGCAGGCGTGAGCGCACTCGTCTTCGCCATCGGCAGTTGCATCACAACCTATTCGGGGACCTCAATTATTGGCGCGCTGTTCGGGCTCGGCGGCATTGGGCTCCTGATATACTGCAGCACCAGACGTCGAGCTGTTTGA
- a CDS encoding M81 family metallopeptidase — MRIAVGGIHTECSTYSPVLMAIEDFRVMRGADLLGSDYFNFLNAEGVDHLPLLHARAIPGGPVSRAAYEEFKTEFLDRLQASTPLDGLYLAMHGAMNVEGMDDAEGDWISAARAVVGPDCIVAASYDLHGNVSQKIVDQLDIFAAYRTAPHIDVRETMVRAWSMLVDALTSGNRPGVAWAQVPVLWPGERTSTEDEPAKSLYLRLADFDRRDGVLDANLMIGYVWADEPRATACAVVTASDKAAAAKAAEEIALSYWNARKDFRFGPVTGPLDDMLDIAADTKTLPVVLADSADNPTGGGVGDRADVLSAVLSRKLENTLFAGITDRPAVEACFAAGRGAVVPLSIGGSLDPASFPVRIEAEVILLDDPGSEAERQAVIRTSGVTVVLAARRRPYHNIADFARLGLDPRSVRLLVVKSGYLSPELAPIANPNLMALTEGVVNQDIESLASHRRTRPIFPFDRKFVYQPQARLSARWQD, encoded by the coding sequence ATGCGGATTGCGGTCGGCGGAATTCACACGGAATGCAGCACATACTCGCCGGTGCTGATGGCGATCGAGGATTTTCGCGTCATGCGCGGGGCAGATCTCCTCGGTTCCGACTATTTCAACTTTCTGAACGCGGAAGGGGTCGACCACCTCCCGCTTCTCCATGCGCGTGCCATTCCCGGCGGACCGGTGTCGCGTGCCGCCTACGAGGAGTTCAAGACGGAGTTCCTCGACCGGCTGCAGGCGTCCACGCCGCTTGATGGTCTCTATCTCGCCATGCACGGCGCAATGAACGTCGAGGGCATGGATGACGCCGAAGGCGACTGGATATCGGCGGCCCGGGCTGTCGTCGGTCCGGACTGCATCGTCGCTGCGAGCTACGATCTGCATGGCAATGTCAGCCAGAAGATTGTCGACCAGCTCGATATTTTCGCGGCCTACCGCACGGCGCCGCATATCGATGTGCGCGAGACCATGGTGCGAGCCTGGTCGATGCTCGTCGACGCGCTTACGAGCGGGAACCGGCCGGGCGTGGCCTGGGCGCAGGTGCCTGTCCTGTGGCCAGGCGAGCGGACTTCGACTGAGGATGAGCCGGCAAAGAGCCTCTACCTACGGCTTGCGGACTTCGACCGCCGCGACGGCGTTCTCGATGCCAATCTGATGATCGGTTATGTCTGGGCCGACGAGCCGCGGGCGACGGCCTGCGCCGTGGTGACGGCCTCGGACAAAGCTGCTGCCGCAAAAGCCGCGGAGGAGATCGCACTTTCCTATTGGAATGCCCGAAAGGATTTTCGTTTCGGACCGGTCACCGGTCCGCTCGACGACATGCTCGATATCGCAGCAGATACGAAGACTTTGCCGGTCGTGCTTGCGGATTCGGCGGACAATCCGACCGGCGGCGGTGTGGGCGACCGGGCCGATGTCCTAAGCGCGGTTCTTTCCCGCAAGCTCGAAAACACGCTCTTTGCCGGCATCACCGACCGGCCGGCCGTCGAGGCCTGCTTTGCCGCCGGCAGGGGAGCGGTCGTGCCTCTATCAATCGGCGGTAGTCTCGATCCGGCGAGCTTTCCCGTTCGCATCGAGGCCGAGGTGATCCTACTCGACGATCCAGGCTCCGAGGCCGAACGCCAGGCGGTGATCCGGACCAGCGGCGTGACGGTGGTTCTTGCCGCCCGCAGGCGCCCCTATCACAACATCGCGGATTTCGCGCGCCTTGGGCTCGATCCCAGATCGGTTCGGCTGCTTGTCGTAAAATCGGGCTATCTTTCGCCCGAGCTTGCGCCGATTGCCAATCCGAATCTCATGGCACTGACAGAGGGCGTCGTGAACCAGGACATCGAAAGTCTGGCGAGCCATCGCCGAACCCGGCCGATCTTCCCGTTCGACCGCAAATTCGTATACCAACCGCAGGCGCGTCTTTCGGCGCGCTGGCAGGACTGA
- a CDS encoding beta-N-acetylhexosaminidase — MKPVYYRLENSWTPKGGPNGQFTFTLLNLSESPLSGFKLVYTSLTRVSDPEACENAQFLRRNANFHEFSPPPGFFLAPGQSWIFTVAGLHRKAQHCTDGAKSAYLTLADGTHAEVAVSDLLLEGSLSEPPPALLPEGRLDLPFALQPWPAEIDAKPGDSFPVVLYPQGASSDELLSISTVISLSRRLFESDHSVFSLAPTPQGRALAFDRQASLDAESYRLTFASDKVTLSYCDAAGRQYGLTSLAQLLNGARTTKGRFRFPVSGSISDKPRYGWRGCHLDVSRQFYPVADVKRLIDILAWFKLNIFHWHLTDDEAWRLEIRAYPQLTTTGVLRGPNEPLLPQLGNGAEPVGGFYSQDDIRDIVAHAQVLNVEVVPEIDIPGHNAATLAALPELTDGQEAPDSYHSVQGYPNNALNPAVPLTYEFLEKVFDEMVELFPSSYIHVGGDEVANGSWLASPLAKKLMAEEGISGTFGLQSYFLKRIKDMLTARGRKLAGWNEVAHGGGVAAKDTLLMAWENPQVGIDLAREGYDVVMTPGQAYYLDMVQAEAFQEPGASWAGTVPPAHTYAYEAEGEFPEDLKDKMKGVQACIWSEHFLSRGYFNRLVFPRLPAIAEAAWTPKAKKDWNRFAAIVPLSPAL; from the coding sequence ATGAAACCGGTTTACTATCGCTTGGAAAACAGCTGGACCCCAAAGGGCGGGCCAAACGGCCAGTTCACCTTCACGCTCTTAAACCTCTCCGAAAGCCCGCTTTCCGGCTTCAAGCTCGTCTATACGTCCTTGACGCGGGTGAGCGACCCTGAAGCCTGCGAGAACGCCCAGTTCCTGCGCCGGAACGCGAACTTCCACGAATTCTCGCCGCCCCCGGGGTTCTTTCTTGCGCCCGGCCAGAGCTGGATCTTCACGGTTGCCGGCCTTCATCGCAAGGCGCAGCATTGCACGGATGGGGCAAAATCCGCCTATCTGACACTGGCCGACGGCACGCATGCCGAGGTGGCCGTCTCCGATCTGCTTCTTGAAGGCAGCCTGAGCGAGCCGCCGCCGGCGCTGCTGCCGGAGGGCCGCCTTGATCTTCCCTTCGCGCTCCAGCCCTGGCCGGCAGAGATCGATGCCAAGCCGGGCGACAGCTTTCCGGTCGTGCTTTATCCGCAGGGCGCAAGCTCCGACGAGCTTCTTTCGATCTCGACGGTGATTTCCCTTTCGCGCCGGCTCTTTGAGAGCGACCATTCCGTCTTCAGCCTGGCGCCAACGCCGCAGGGCCGGGCACTAGCCTTCGACCGCCAGGCCTCGCTCGATGCGGAGAGTTACCGGCTAACCTTTGCCTCTGACAAGGTCACGCTTTCCTATTGCGATGCGGCAGGGCGCCAGTATGGCCTGACCTCGCTTGCGCAATTGCTCAACGGGGCGCGCACGACAAAGGGCAGGTTCCGCTTTCCGGTCTCCGGCAGCATCTCCGACAAGCCGCGTTACGGCTGGCGCGGCTGCCATCTCGACGTGTCGCGTCAGTTTTATCCGGTTGCCGACGTCAAGCGGCTGATCGATATCCTTGCCTGGTTCAAGCTCAATATCTTTCATTGGCATCTGACCGACGACGAGGCATGGCGGTTGGAGATCAGGGCCTATCCGCAGCTGACCACCACCGGCGTCCTGCGCGGTCCGAACGAGCCGCTGCTGCCGCAGCTCGGCAATGGCGCTGAGCCCGTCGGCGGCTTCTATTCGCAGGACGATATCCGCGACATCGTCGCCCATGCCCAGGTATTGAATGTAGAAGTCGTGCCGGAGATCGATATTCCGGGTCACAATGCCGCAACGCTGGCCGCTCTGCCGGAACTCACCGATGGCCAGGAGGCACCGGACAGCTATCATTCCGTTCAGGGCTATCCGAACAACGCCTTGAACCCGGCCGTGCCCCTCACCTACGAATTCCTGGAAAAGGTCTTCGACGAGATGGTCGAGCTCTTCCCCTCCTCCTACATTCATGTGGGCGGTGATGAAGTGGCGAACGGTTCATGGCTTGCCTCTCCGCTGGCAAAGAAGCTGATGGCCGAGGAAGGCATTTCCGGCACGTTCGGCCTGCAGTCCTATTTCCTGAAACGGATCAAGGACATGCTGACGGCGCGCGGACGCAAGCTTGCCGGCTGGAACGAGGTGGCGCATGGCGGCGGGGTCGCGGCGAAAGACACGCTGCTGATGGCCTGGGAAAATCCGCAGGTCGGCATCGATCTCGCAAGGGAGGGCTACGACGTCGTCATGACGCCGGGACAGGCCTATTATCTGGACATGGTGCAGGCAGAAGCCTTCCAGGAGCCGGGGGCGAGCTGGGCAGGCACAGTGCCGCCGGCACATACCTATGCCTATGAAGCGGAAGGAGAGTTCCCCGAGGATCTCAAGGACAAGATGAAGGGCGTACAGGCCTGCATCTGGTCCGAACACTTCCTGTCGCGCGGCTACTTCAACCGCCTGGTCTTTCCGCGCCTTCCGGCGATCGCCGAAGCGGCATGGACCCCGAAGGCCAAGAAGGACTGGAACCGCTTTGCGGCCATCGTCCCCCTGAGCCCGGCACTCTAG
- a CDS encoding SDR family oxidoreductase, which yields MTQSVAIVTGAAGDIGAAIAARLADDHDIVLLADIDLEAAVAVAAALGPQSRFVAAGCDVTSEENVSRLARRCAELGQLQTLVNNAGAARAVSLHDTTPAIWRMDNALNLEAAFLCFRAVEDMLKASKGSVINIASVNGMNVFGHPAYSAAKAGLLHFTRLVAVEYGKFGIRSNAVAPGTVRTRAWEARAAANPNVFEEARRWYPLQRIVDPKDVANAVAFLAGPQAAAISGVCLPVDCGLTAGQAELARTFSQSDHY from the coding sequence ATGACGCAATCGGTTGCTATCGTGACGGGAGCTGCTGGAGACATCGGCGCTGCAATCGCCGCGAGGCTCGCCGATGACCATGACATCGTCCTGCTTGCCGACATCGACCTGGAGGCGGCCGTAGCCGTTGCCGCCGCGCTTGGTCCGCAAAGCCGCTTCGTTGCCGCCGGATGCGACGTCACCAGCGAGGAGAACGTTTCTCGTCTTGCAAGGCGCTGCGCCGAACTCGGACAGTTGCAGACGCTCGTCAACAATGCCGGCGCGGCACGTGCTGTCAGCCTTCATGATACCACGCCTGCCATCTGGCGCATGGACAATGCCCTCAACCTCGAAGCTGCATTCTTATGCTTTCGCGCCGTCGAGGACATGCTGAAGGCCTCGAAAGGCTCGGTCATCAACATCGCCTCCGTCAACGGCATGAACGTTTTCGGGCATCCGGCCTATAGCGCGGCGAAGGCGGGGCTTCTCCACTTCACGCGGTTGGTGGCCGTCGAATACGGCAAGTTCGGCATCCGCTCCAATGCGGTCGCCCCCGGCACGGTCAGAACCCGGGCCTGGGAAGCGCGCGCGGCTGCCAATCCCAACGTCTTCGAGGAGGCACGGCGATGGTATCCGCTCCAGCGGATCGTCGACCCGAAGGATGTGGCCAATGCCGTTGCCTTTTTAGCCGGACCGCAGGCGGCAGCCATCAGCGGGGTTTGTTTGCCTGTGGATTGCGGCCTGACCGCGGGCCAGGCGGAGCTCGCCCGCACCTTCTCGCAATCCGACCATTACTGA
- a CDS encoding MurR/RpiR family transcriptional regulator — protein MDIFSTLQEDKGRLSPSENRIAEIIVNDFEFAVNASIIELAEKAEVSPPTVTRFCRRLGCESFSDFKVQLARTAHIGVRYLKPESKSSDPADVAQDIITKAQNALFLLHRSLDIAAIERAADRIAKADMIYAFGSGGNSSMIADEFQNRLFRLGLRITASSDHSMQLMMAAAARAGDVLIGSSFSGRNAELVRAFGLAREAKVTTIALTQTGSPVAAAAEILVPIDLPEGNNIFRPTSTRIAYIATVDIIASLVAYAIQPKAAVTLRRIKQQLVAHRDGDDRQLLGD, from the coding sequence TTGGATATCTTTTCCACATTGCAGGAAGACAAGGGCCGCCTCTCTCCCTCGGAGAACCGGATTGCCGAAATCATCGTCAACGATTTCGAATTTGCCGTGAACGCCTCCATCATCGAGCTTGCGGAGAAGGCCGAGGTCTCGCCGCCGACCGTCACGCGTTTCTGCCGCCGTCTCGGCTGCGAAAGCTTCTCTGACTTCAAGGTCCAACTCGCCCGCACGGCGCATATCGGCGTCCGTTATCTGAAGCCCGAGTCCAAAAGCAGCGATCCCGCCGACGTTGCGCAGGACATCATCACCAAGGCCCAGAACGCGCTGTTCCTCCTGCACCGTTCGCTTGACATCGCCGCAATCGAACGCGCCGCCGACCGGATCGCCAAGGCGGATATGATCTATGCCTTCGGTTCGGGTGGCAACTCCTCGATGATCGCCGACGAATTCCAGAACCGCCTCTTTCGCCTAGGACTGCGCATCACGGCAAGTTCGGACCACAGCATGCAGCTGATGATGGCGGCGGCAGCGCGCGCGGGCGACGTGCTGATCGGCTCGTCCTTTTCGGGGCGCAATGCCGAGCTCGTTCGCGCTTTCGGGCTGGCGCGCGAAGCCAAAGTCACGACGATTGCACTGACGCAGACCGGAAGCCCGGTGGCAGCGGCGGCCGAGATCTTGGTGCCGATCGACCTGCCGGAAGGAAACAATATATTCCGCCCCACCTCGACCCGCATCGCCTATATCGCAACCGTCGACATCATCGCGAGCCTTGTCGCCTATGCCATCCAGCCGAAGGCGGCGGTAACGCTAAGACGTATCAAGCAACAATTGGTCGCGCACCGCGACGGCGACGACCGTCAGCTCCTCGGAGACTGA
- a CDS encoding RidA family protein, whose translation MSIKRYGTVQTGAGGKSLPFARAVEADGWLYVSGQVAMESGEIVEGNIIAQTHKTIANVLAILKESGYGVEDVVRVGVWLDDPRDFWTFNKIYQEYFGEHPPARACVQSSMMVDCKVEIDCVAYKKKDQ comes from the coding sequence ATGTCCATCAAGCGCTATGGCACTGTTCAAACCGGCGCCGGCGGCAAGTCTCTGCCGTTTGCGCGCGCCGTCGAAGCCGATGGCTGGCTTTATGTTTCCGGTCAGGTTGCAATGGAAAGCGGCGAGATCGTCGAGGGCAACATCATCGCCCAGACGCATAAGACAATTGCCAATGTGCTGGCGATCCTCAAAGAGTCCGGTTACGGCGTCGAGGATGTCGTGCGCGTCGGCGTCTGGCTCGACGACCCACGCGATTTCTGGACGTTCAACAAGATCTATCAGGAATATTTCGGCGAGCACCCCCCGGCACGCGCCTGCGTGCAATCTTCAATGATGGTGGATTGCAAGGTGGAGATCGACTGCGTCGCCTATAAGAAAAAAGACCAGTAA
- a CDS encoding M81 family metallopeptidase yields the protein MRIFTAALATETNTFSPICVDRRAFEASLYAPPGQHPETPTLCTAPITVGRRVTAAKGWELIEGTATWADPAGLVNRSTYEDLRDEILAQLNAAMPVDAVVLGLHGAMVAAGYEDTEGDILARVREIVGPDILVCAELDPHSHLTAKRVAALDFAVYFKEFPHTDFVDRAEDLWRIAVDTLEGRVKPAVSVFDCRMIDVFPTSREPMRSFVDKIIDIERDDPDVLSISVIHGFMVGDVPEMGTKMLVVTDGKPEKGAALARDLGLELFSKRGTFMAPQINEKEAVARALAATAWPVVIADVWDNPGGGTAGDATVILEELMSHGATDTAIGTIWDPMAVQICFAAGEGAEIPLRFGAKSAPGTGNPIDGTVTVVKLVKDAEMQFGESLAPFGDAAHVVLNGIDIILNSTRAQSFDASLFTVMGIDPTKKRILVIKSTNHFFASFSKIAAEILYCSAGTPYPNNPAKTPYRRAPRNIWPMVAHPHGNERGAA from the coding sequence TTGCGCATTTTCACGGCGGCTCTGGCGACCGAGACCAACACCTTCTCACCGATTTGTGTCGACCGGCGGGCTTTCGAGGCTTCGCTTTACGCACCGCCGGGACAGCATCCAGAAACGCCCACACTTTGCACCGCGCCGATCACCGTCGGCAGGCGGGTCACTGCTGCAAAGGGCTGGGAGCTGATTGAAGGGACGGCAACCTGGGCGGATCCGGCCGGGCTCGTCAACCGTTCCACCTATGAAGATTTGCGCGACGAGATACTGGCTCAGCTTAACGCTGCAATGCCAGTTGACGCGGTGGTCCTCGGGCTGCACGGAGCCATGGTGGCGGCGGGCTACGAAGATACCGAAGGCGACATCCTTGCGCGCGTCCGCGAGATCGTGGGACCCGATATTCTCGTCTGCGCCGAACTCGACCCGCACAGCCATCTGACCGCCAAGCGCGTGGCGGCCCTCGACTTCGCCGTCTACTTCAAGGAATTCCCGCACACGGATTTCGTCGACCGCGCCGAAGATCTGTGGCGCATCGCCGTCGATACGCTTGAAGGCAGGGTAAAGCCTGCCGTTTCCGTCTTCGATTGCCGCATGATCGACGTCTTCCCCACGTCGCGCGAACCCATGCGCTCCTTCGTCGACAAGATCATCGATATCGAAAGGGACGACCCGGATGTCCTGTCGATTTCCGTGATCCATGGCTTCATGGTCGGCGACGTTCCCGAAATGGGAACGAAAATGCTGGTGGTGACGGATGGCAAGCCGGAAAAGGGGGCAGCACTTGCCCGCGACCTGGGGCTTGAGCTGTTCTCCAAGCGCGGAACCTTCATGGCACCTCAGATAAACGAGAAGGAGGCGGTCGCGCGTGCTCTGGCCGCCACCGCCTGGCCGGTTGTCATCGCCGATGTCTGGGACAATCCGGGCGGCGGTACCGCAGGCGATGCCACGGTCATCCTCGAAGAACTGATGAGCCATGGGGCGACGGATACGGCGATCGGCACGATCTGGGACCCGATGGCGGTGCAGATCTGTTTTGCGGCAGGCGAGGGCGCTGAAATTCCGCTTCGCTTCGGCGCGAAATCGGCGCCCGGCACCGGAAATCCAATCGATGGTACCGTGACGGTCGTCAAGCTTGTGAAGGATGCCGAGATGCAGTTCGGCGAGAGCCTGGCACCCTTCGGCGATGCCGCTCATGTGGTTCTCAACGGCATCGACATCATCTTGAACTCAACGCGTGCCCAGAGCTTTGATGCCAGCCTCTTTACGGTCATGGGCATTGATCCGACGAAGAAGAGGATCCTGGTCATCAAATCTACGAACCACTTCTTCGCGTCGTTTTCGAAGATCGCCGCCGAGATCCTCTATTGTTCCGCGGGGACGCCTTATCCGAACAATCCGGCCAAGACGCCCTATCGCCGGGCACCGAGAAATATCTGGCCGATGGTCGCCCACCCTCATGGAAATGAACGTGGAGCTGCGTAG
- a CDS encoding D-TA family PLP-dependent enzyme, translating to MQENRFAVVAEVGDRIADLSTPRPIVDEDRMAANISRVQSYMDANGLRFRPHIKAHKIPALAAAQVTAGAKGINCQKISEAEVFAAASFEDILITFNILGPQKLERLSELHENIAGLKVVADSTVTVDGLSAHFADRKPLAVLVECDTGGGRCGVQMPEAASLLAKRIVEAKGLVFGGLVTYPKPQSASDVEAFISQTLALLQAEGIACPIVSNGGTPSLFEAHLVTSATEHRAGTYIYNDRSMVRMGHCTEDDCAMHVLSTVQSRPTADRAVIDAGSKALTSDLHGFADFGAIVGYPQARITNLSEEHGVIDLSNCTGDRPKIGEKLFIIPNHTCVVSNLFDTMVFHRNGAVSRVEEVAARGLVW from the coding sequence ATGCAGGAAAACCGGTTTGCCGTTGTCGCCGAGGTAGGCGACAGAATCGCGGATCTTTCGACGCCGCGACCGATCGTCGATGAAGACCGGATGGCGGCAAACATCAGTCGGGTGCAATCCTACATGGATGCAAACGGCCTGCGTTTCCGTCCGCATATCAAGGCCCACAAGATCCCGGCGCTTGCCGCAGCGCAGGTCACCGCCGGGGCCAAAGGCATCAATTGCCAGAAGATCTCCGAAGCCGAGGTTTTTGCAGCAGCGAGCTTCGAAGACATCCTCATCACCTTCAATATTCTCGGTCCGCAAAAGCTCGAACGATTGTCGGAACTCCATGAGAATATCGCCGGCCTGAAGGTCGTCGCAGACAGCACGGTGACCGTTGACGGCCTTTCAGCGCATTTCGCCGACCGCAAGCCACTTGCGGTCCTGGTCGAATGCGATACCGGCGGCGGACGCTGCGGCGTGCAGATGCCTGAGGCCGCCTCTTTGCTTGCAAAGCGCATCGTCGAAGCCAAGGGGCTCGTGTTCGGGGGACTGGTCACCTATCCGAAACCACAATCGGCTTCGGACGTCGAGGCTTTCATCTCGCAGACGCTGGCGCTTCTTCAGGCCGAGGGCATTGCTTGCCCGATCGTCAGCAATGGCGGCACGCCGAGCCTCTTTGAAGCACACCTCGTCACGTCTGCAACGGAACACCGCGCCGGCACCTATATTTACAACGATCGCTCCATGGTGCGGATGGGCCATTGCACCGAAGACGATTGCGCCATGCATGTGCTTTCGACGGTCCAGTCGAGGCCGACAGCCGATCGCGCCGTCATCGATGCAGGTTCCAAAGCGCTGACTTCGGATCTTCACGGATTTGCCGATTTCGGCGCCATCGTCGGTTACCCGCAAGCCCGCATAACCAATCTTTCCGAAGAGCACGGCGTTATCGATCTTTCGAACTGCACCGGTGATCGGCCGAAGATCGGCGAGAAGCTCTTCATCATTCCCAATCACACCTGCGTCGTTTCGAACCTTTTCGACACCATGGTCTTTCATCGAAACGGCGCCGTCTCACGGGTCGAAGAGGTCGCTGCGCGCGGCCTCGTCTGGTAG
- a CDS encoding MBL fold metallo-hydrolase, translating to MTCFICAACGTQFNDGSEPSRTCPVCEDDRQFVPQSGQEWTEMTALGRTHNVVWNKEALGIHSLQISPDFAIGHRAFLIEGPDGNILWDCLSLVDKTSIARIAAMGGLLAIAISHPHFYSSMIEWSAACGGVPIHVHADDGEWIQRFGPALRPWKDETLQLGQATLIRCGGHFAGSSVLHCPWLENGRGALFVGDTMQVTLDRQYVSFMRSYPNLIPLDAGTVRGISEAVRPYRFEAIYGAFTGRTIKRDGSRVVERSIERYLKAIES from the coding sequence ATGACATGTTTTATCTGTGCCGCCTGCGGCACGCAGTTCAACGATGGTTCAGAGCCATCGCGAACTTGCCCTGTCTGCGAAGACGACCGCCAGTTCGTGCCTCAGTCGGGGCAAGAGTGGACAGAAATGACGGCGCTCGGCCGGACGCATAATGTGGTCTGGAACAAGGAAGCTTTAGGCATACACAGTCTGCAGATCTCGCCCGACTTCGCGATTGGCCATCGCGCTTTCCTCATCGAAGGACCGGACGGCAACATTCTGTGGGACTGCCTCAGCCTTGTTGACAAGACCAGTATTGCCCGAATTGCCGCGATGGGTGGTCTCTTAGCAATCGCCATTTCGCACCCGCACTTTTACTCTTCGATGATTGAATGGAGCGCGGCGTGCGGAGGCGTGCCAATTCATGTCCACGCCGATGACGGCGAGTGGATTCAAAGATTTGGCCCGGCGCTGCGCCCATGGAAGGATGAAACTCTCCAGCTGGGTCAGGCCACTTTGATCCGGTGCGGTGGTCATTTCGCAGGCAGCTCCGTGCTCCACTGTCCCTGGCTGGAGAATGGTCGGGGCGCTCTGTTTGTGGGCGACACGATGCAAGTCACCCTCGATCGTCAATATGTGAGCTTCATGCGGAGCTATCCGAACCTTATCCCGCTCGACGCCGGCACGGTAAGAGGAATATCCGAGGCGGTCCGGCCATATCGATTTGAGGCGATTTACGGTGCGTTCACCGGCAGAACAATCAAAAGAGACGGCTCTCGCGTCGTCGAACGGTCTATCGAACGATATCTAAAAGCCATCGAAAGCTGA
- a CDS encoding BrnA antitoxin family protein: MSKTLKPVPEFKTEAEERAFWESQDSDDHIDWSKAERVRLPNLKPSSTSISLRLPNALLERIKVAAGKRDVPYQSLIKIWLAEKVDTSGGQR, from the coding sequence ATGAGCAAGACGCTTAAGCCAGTACCGGAATTCAAGACGGAGGCGGAAGAACGGGCCTTCTGGGAAAGCCAGGATTCCGATGATCATATCGACTGGAGCAAGGCGGAGCGCGTGCGCTTGCCGAACCTGAAGCCGTCCTCGACATCGATCTCGCTGCGGCTACCGAACGCGCTTCTTGAGCGCATAAAGGTCGCGGCCGGCAAACGCGACGTACCCTATCAGTCGCTCATCAAGATCTGGCTCGCAGAGAAGGTCGACACTTCGGGTGGGCAACGCTGA
- a CDS encoding BrnT family toxin, which produces MIDWERITGFDWDAGNARKSAEKHSVGQAEAEQVFFNEPLLMVPDARHSAEEQRIHALGRTDDGRLLHVTFTLRQNATKIRVISARDMSRKERSYYEQDA; this is translated from the coding sequence ATGATTGATTGGGAGCGGATAACGGGCTTCGACTGGGACGCGGGAAACGCCCGCAAGAGCGCTGAAAAGCACAGCGTGGGCCAGGCAGAAGCGGAGCAGGTGTTTTTCAACGAGCCACTGCTGATGGTTCCTGACGCAAGGCATAGCGCCGAAGAGCAACGCATCCACGCTCTTGGGCGCACCGACGACGGAAGGCTGCTTCATGTCACCTTCACGCTTCGGCAGAACGCGACGAAGATACGGGTGATCTCGGCCCGGGATATGAGCCGCAAGGAGCGGAGCTATTATGAGCAAGACGCTTAA